The window GCGCGGCGATTATGATTTTGTTAAACTCAAACTCGGCGGCAAAGCGATCTACCGCAAACTCCCACAGCGGTTTTTCGCCGACGCGAAGCCACTGTTTTTTTACCGCGCCGCGAAAGCGCGTCGATTCGCCCGCCGCCATCAAAATCAATGTAATATCTGACATAAAAATCCTTTTGTATGCAAAAGTTTAGTATATTTACCACAAAAATGAGGGAGTTATTTTGAGAAGCGAATGGATCGAAAAACGATTAAACGACCGCGTAAAGACGCAGATGGCTTACGCCAAGAGCGGCGTTGTTACGGAGGAGATGAGCTATGTCGCCGAGATCGAGGAACTAAACGCGCAAACCGTTAGAAGCGAAGTCGCGCGCGGGCGAATGATTATCCCCGCGAATATCAACCACAAACATCTAAAACCTATGGCGATCGGACTCGCGGCGCGTTGCAAAATCAACGCCAATATCGGCGCGTCGGCGCTCGCGAGCGATCCCTCCGCCGAAGTGCAAAAGGCATGCGTTAGCCTAAAATATGGCGCGGATACGATTATGGATCTCTCCGTCTGCCCAAACGCGGACGAGGTGCGCGAGGCGGTTATCGGCGCGAGTTGCGCTCCGATCGGCACCGTGCCTATGTATCAGACGGTTCAAGAGGCAAAAAATCAGGACCCGCTCAACGTATCGATCGACGATATTTTGCGCGTGATTGAAACGCAGGCGAAACAGGGGGTGAGTTATTTCACGATCCACGCGGGATTTCTCAAACGGCTGCTGCCTTACGCTAGAAAGCGCAAAATGGGCGTGGTCTCTCGCGGCGGCAGTTTGATCGGCGCGTGGATGAGCGCTCATAGCGCTGAAAATCCGTTTTATACCGCCTACGACGAGATTTTGGATATATGCCAAAAATACGACGTAAGCCTATCGCTTGGAGATAGTTTACGCCCGGGCTGCCTTGCCGACGCGAGCGACGAGGCGCAGTTAGAAGAGCTAAAGATACTAGGCGATCTGACGCTTCGCGCGTGGGATAAAGAGGTTCAGGTGATGATCGAAGGACCGGGTCATATCCCGCTCAACCAGATCGAATACAACATGAAGATCGAGCGGCGCTACTGTCACGACGCGCCGTTTTACGTGCTTGGACCGCTGGTAACGGACATTGGCGCGGGTTACGATCATATCTCCAGCGCGAT is drawn from Helicobacteraceae bacterium and contains these coding sequences:
- the thiC gene encoding phosphomethylpyrimidine synthase ThiC, encoding MRSEWIEKRLNDRVKTQMAYAKSGVVTEEMSYVAEIEELNAQTVRSEVARGRMIIPANINHKHLKPMAIGLAARCKINANIGASALASDPSAEVQKACVSLKYGADTIMDLSVCPNADEVREAVIGASCAPIGTVPMYQTVQEAKNQDPLNVSIDDILRVIETQAKQGVSYFTIHAGFLKRLLPYARKRKMGVVSRGGSLIGAWMSAHSAENPFYTAYDEILDICQKYDVSLSLGDSLRPGCLADASDEAQLEELKILGDLTLRAWDKEVQVMIEGPGHIPLNQIEYNMKIERRYCHDAPFYVLGPLVTDIGAGYDHISSAIGATLAGMHGAAMLCYVTPKEHLGLPNASDVREGIIAYKIAAHSADIARGRKGARDRDDQMSDARFNFDWNRQFELALDSDRAREYHDET